A stretch of Microbacterium sp. LWH3-1.2 DNA encodes these proteins:
- a CDS encoding rhodanese-like domain-containing protein, which translates to MTDTTDTAAEPTFDAPLITAEEAAGRAAAGALVVDVRSDAGRARDGVIPGSIRGDRNNLDAQFLIDSPEKFAEITDWDQDIVIVCGTINGSGPVAEQLRAKGFTNVAHVDGGFPAWKESGGPTAEAPAAE; encoded by the coding sequence ATGACCGACACCACCGACACCGCGGCCGAGCCCACGTTCGACGCACCCCTCATCACCGCCGAAGAAGCCGCCGGACGCGCCGCGGCGGGAGCACTCGTCGTCGACGTGCGCAGCGACGCCGGCCGGGCACGCGACGGCGTGATCCCCGGATCCATCCGCGGCGACCGCAACAACCTCGACGCGCAATTCCTCATCGACTCGCCCGAGAAGTTCGCAGAGATCACCGACTGGGACCAGGACATCGTCATCGTGTGCGGCACGATCAATGGCTCCGGCCCCGTCGCCGAGCAGCTCCGCGCGAAGGGCTTCACGAACGTCGCGCATGTCGACGGCGGCTTCCCCGCGTGGAAGGAGTCTGGCGGCCCGACCGCGGAGGCCCCTGCCGCCGAGTGA
- a CDS encoding M20/M25/M40 family metallo-hydrolase, with product MPSQLEDEALQFVRDLIRIETVNTGVAATIGDGETRAAIWVQERLAEVGIASELVESRPGRGSLIARIPGSDPDAGALLVHAHLDVVPVEEKDWTHPPFGADIEDGYLYGRGAVDMKNYAGTILAVARHFAREGIVPRRDLVLAFLADEESGGVWGAGWLVENRPELFAGVTEALSEVGGFSVPLYADPADERRAYLVATSEKGVAWSTLRARGRAAHGSRPTDDNSVVRLARAVAAVGEHRFPVVRTPALQRFLDVFGAARGLAFTDESLADDLESLGFVSSLVGATTRNTATPTVLDAGDKTNIIPAEASARLDIRILPKQDDALRDGLRELVGDDIDIREGRWWSATEAPVDAPIIDVLQDAISIEDPDGVVVPYLLPASTDNKHFAKLGIHGYGFVPLHVPRDFDVFAQFHAADERIPVDALHFSARVTERILRTA from the coding sequence GTGCCCAGCCAGTTGGAAGACGAGGCGCTGCAGTTCGTCCGCGACCTCATCCGCATCGAGACGGTGAACACCGGGGTGGCGGCCACCATCGGCGACGGCGAGACACGCGCCGCCATCTGGGTGCAGGAGCGTCTCGCCGAGGTGGGCATCGCGTCGGAGCTCGTCGAGTCGCGTCCCGGACGGGGGTCGCTCATCGCTCGCATCCCAGGAAGTGATCCGGATGCCGGAGCCCTGTTGGTTCACGCGCACCTCGACGTCGTGCCGGTCGAGGAGAAGGACTGGACTCACCCGCCCTTCGGCGCCGACATCGAGGACGGCTATCTGTACGGCCGCGGCGCCGTCGACATGAAGAACTATGCGGGCACGATCCTGGCCGTGGCGCGTCATTTCGCGCGCGAAGGGATCGTGCCGCGGCGGGACCTGGTGTTGGCATTCCTCGCAGACGAGGAGAGCGGCGGGGTGTGGGGCGCCGGCTGGCTCGTCGAGAACCGACCGGAACTGTTCGCGGGCGTCACCGAAGCCCTCAGCGAGGTGGGCGGGTTCTCGGTGCCGCTGTACGCCGACCCCGCCGACGAACGCCGCGCGTACCTGGTGGCCACGAGCGAGAAGGGTGTCGCATGGTCGACGCTGCGCGCCCGCGGCCGCGCCGCCCACGGCTCCCGCCCCACCGACGACAACAGTGTGGTCCGACTCGCCCGGGCCGTGGCGGCCGTCGGCGAGCACCGGTTCCCGGTCGTGCGCACGCCCGCGCTGCAGCGCTTCCTCGACGTCTTCGGAGCGGCCCGTGGGCTCGCGTTCACCGACGAGTCGCTCGCTGACGACCTCGAGAGCCTCGGGTTCGTGTCGTCACTCGTCGGCGCGACGACGCGCAACACAGCGACCCCGACGGTGCTCGACGCCGGCGACAAGACGAACATCATCCCGGCGGAGGCGTCGGCGCGCCTCGACATCCGCATCCTTCCCAAACAGGATGACGCCCTCCGTGACGGGCTGCGTGAGCTCGTGGGCGACGACATCGACATCCGGGAGGGCCGCTGGTGGTCGGCGACCGAGGCGCCCGTCGATGCGCCGATCATTGACGTCCTGCAGGACGCGATCTCCATCGAGGACCCTGATGGCGTGGTGGTGCCCTACCTGCTGCCGGCGAGCACCGACAACAAGCACTTCGCGAAGCTCGGCATCCATGGCTACGGGTTCGTGCCGCTGCACGTACCTCGAGACTTCGACGTGTTCGCCCAGTTCCACGCCGCCGACGAGCGGATCCCCGTCGACGCGCTGCACTTCTCGGCGCGCGTCACCGAGCGGATTCTTCGCACCGCCTAG
- a CDS encoding GNAT family N-acetyltransferase, protein MSDTVLASTDGATASAGDKPGGALAPHADATVLDNPAWHSLTGPHAGFAEGNDLVRRYPEDVAPFVAVRTWSDPDVWDALRDLVGPGAPVGLSAAECPFPAGWEDLGGGEGVQLVETDALRPRPDAEAVVLGPDDVADMLAIVERNQPGPFRPRTHELGRYVGIRREGRLVAMAGERLHPEGWTEISAVSTDSAYRRQGLASRLVLDVAFHIQQRGDRALMHAAASNVNAIAAYERLGFALRRRTVFSFGRAPL, encoded by the coding sequence ATGTCAGACACAGTCCTCGCCTCCACCGACGGCGCGACAGCATCCGCCGGTGACAAGCCGGGGGGCGCCCTCGCCCCGCACGCGGACGCCACGGTGCTCGACAACCCCGCGTGGCATTCACTGACCGGCCCGCACGCCGGCTTCGCGGAGGGGAACGATCTGGTCCGGCGGTACCCCGAGGACGTCGCACCGTTCGTGGCAGTGCGCACGTGGTCCGACCCCGATGTCTGGGACGCACTGCGCGATCTCGTCGGTCCTGGTGCGCCCGTCGGACTATCCGCCGCCGAATGCCCGTTCCCGGCCGGCTGGGAGGACCTGGGCGGCGGCGAGGGGGTGCAGCTCGTCGAGACCGACGCGCTGCGTCCGCGTCCGGATGCCGAGGCCGTCGTCCTGGGGCCGGACGACGTCGCCGACATGCTGGCCATCGTCGAACGCAACCAGCCGGGCCCCTTCCGGCCCCGCACCCATGAGCTGGGCCGGTATGTCGGCATCCGCCGGGAGGGTCGCTTGGTCGCGATGGCCGGCGAGCGACTGCACCCGGAAGGCTGGACCGAGATCAGTGCCGTCTCGACCGACAGTGCTTATCGGCGCCAGGGTCTGGCATCTCGGCTCGTCCTCGACGTGGCCTTCCATATCCAGCAGCGCGGCGACCGAGCCCTGATGCACGCGGCAGCGTCGAACGTGAACGCCATCGCGGCCTATGAACGACTTGGGTTCGCGCTCCGGCGCCGGACGGTCTTCTCGTTCGGACGCGCGCCTCTGTGA
- a CDS encoding sulfurtransferase: protein MVTPLISATELADLIRGGTPPRILDVRWRLDRPEGRPDYLDGHLPGAVYVDLDHELARRGDPAEGRHPLPPREQLQAAARRWGIRAGQTVVAYDDVHSVAAARAWWVLTRSGVTDVRVLDGGLRGWLAERLPLETGDVLPRPPGDIVLDEITEGVADIDGVEEWPDHGLLLDVRAPERYRGDSEPLDPVGGHIPGAVNLPTTVHLSAGKFRSADEIRAEFAAAGVRDGVAVAAYCGSGIAATHTALAGVIAGVDVVVYPGSWSQWSRSRGRLVAVGPAPSLDVVPL, encoded by the coding sequence ATGGTCACCCCACTCATCTCGGCGACCGAGCTCGCCGATCTCATCCGCGGCGGCACACCGCCGCGCATCCTCGACGTGCGCTGGCGTCTCGATCGACCCGAGGGTCGGCCCGATTACCTCGACGGGCACCTGCCTGGGGCGGTCTACGTCGACCTGGACCACGAGCTTGCGCGGCGCGGCGACCCGGCCGAGGGGCGGCATCCGCTGCCACCGCGGGAGCAGCTGCAGGCCGCCGCTCGGCGGTGGGGGATCCGCGCCGGCCAGACGGTTGTGGCCTACGACGATGTGCACTCGGTCGCGGCCGCCCGCGCCTGGTGGGTGCTGACACGATCCGGAGTCACCGACGTGCGCGTGCTCGACGGCGGTCTTCGCGGCTGGCTCGCCGAACGATTGCCCCTCGAGACCGGCGACGTGCTGCCGCGGCCGCCGGGAGACATCGTGCTCGACGAGATCACCGAGGGCGTGGCCGACATCGACGGCGTCGAGGAATGGCCCGACCACGGCCTGCTGCTCGACGTGCGCGCGCCCGAGCGGTATCGCGGCGACAGCGAACCGCTTGACCCGGTCGGCGGGCATATCCCGGGCGCCGTGAACTTGCCGACGACCGTGCACCTGTCGGCCGGGAAGTTCCGCTCGGCGGACGAGATCCGCGCGGAGTTCGCCGCCGCAGGGGTGCGAGATGGTGTCGCCGTGGCGGCATATTGCGGCTCGGGCATCGCGGCGACCCACACGGCCCTCGCCGGCGTGATCGCCGGCGTCGATGTGGTGGTCTATCCCGGCTCGTGGAGCCAATGGTCCCGCTCCCGCGGCCGGCTGGTCGCCGTCGGCCCGGCGCCCTCGCTCGACGTGGTGCCTCTATGA
- a CDS encoding ABC transporter substrate-binding protein, with translation MNKLRTATAITSLGLVAAMMAGCASAVGAPTETPAAADAGPSVGELRLGYFANVTHAPALVGLEEGLFADALGDVEVTTQVFNAGPAAIEALSAGAIDATYIGPNPSINTFIQSGGESARIIAGAATGGAALVVRDGIDTPAALEGTTIATPQLGNTQDVAARVWLADEGFETDTSGGGDVQITPTENAQTLTLFQDGQLDGAWLPEPWVSRLIVDAGAHVLQDEADLWEDGQFPTTVLLVRKEFLDEHPDVVADLLAGHEAAVRWIADNPDQAPAVINGAIEKETGKPLADAVITRALEHVTFSVDPHADTFETLVDNGIQAGTQKDGSIEGLFDLTLLNKQLEAEGEEPISAAGLGED, from the coding sequence GTGAACAAACTACGCACCGCGACAGCAATCACCTCTCTCGGACTCGTCGCCGCCATGATGGCAGGCTGCGCCTCCGCCGTCGGAGCGCCCACCGAGACCCCCGCCGCAGCAGACGCCGGCCCATCGGTGGGCGAGCTCCGGCTGGGGTACTTCGCGAACGTCACCCACGCGCCGGCGCTGGTCGGCCTGGAAGAGGGCCTGTTCGCGGACGCGCTCGGCGACGTCGAGGTCACCACCCAGGTCTTCAACGCCGGCCCGGCCGCGATCGAGGCGCTCTCGGCGGGCGCGATCGATGCGACCTACATCGGCCCGAACCCGTCGATCAACACCTTCATCCAGTCCGGCGGGGAGTCCGCCCGCATCATCGCCGGTGCGGCCACCGGCGGTGCCGCGCTGGTGGTCCGCGACGGCATCGACACCCCGGCCGCCCTGGAGGGCACCACGATCGCGACGCCGCAGCTGGGCAACACGCAGGACGTCGCGGCGCGGGTGTGGCTGGCCGATGAAGGGTTCGAGACCGACACCTCCGGCGGCGGCGACGTGCAGATCACCCCGACCGAGAACGCGCAGACGCTGACACTGTTCCAGGACGGGCAGCTGGACGGCGCGTGGCTGCCCGAGCCGTGGGTGTCGCGGCTGATCGTGGACGCCGGCGCGCACGTGCTGCAGGACGAGGCCGACCTGTGGGAGGACGGCCAGTTCCCCACCACCGTGCTGTTGGTGCGCAAGGAGTTCCTCGACGAGCACCCGGATGTGGTCGCCGACCTGCTGGCCGGTCACGAGGCCGCCGTGCGGTGGATCGCGGACAACCCCGACCAGGCGCCGGCGGTGATCAACGGGGCGATCGAGAAGGAGACCGGCAAGCCGCTCGCCGACGCCGTCATCACCCGGGCACTCGAGCACGTGACGTTCTCCGTCGACCCGCACGCCGACACGTTCGAGACACTCGTCGACAACGGCATCCAGGCCGGCACCCAGAAGGACGGCTCCATCGAGGGACTCTTCGACCTCACCCTCCTGAACAAGCAGCTCGAGGCCGAGGGCGAAGAGCCCATCTCGGCAGCGGGACTCGGCGAGGACTGA